One region of Gossypium raimondii isolate GPD5lz chromosome 6, ASM2569854v1, whole genome shotgun sequence genomic DNA includes:
- the LOC105774085 gene encoding U-box domain-containing protein 4: protein METENAVNYKFMGRSFNDLSINDDSSAFSDCNSDRSGEFSTASSQSRRLFLACTNSDNSDEFIRQLVSDLGSCSIDEQKNAALELRLLAKNKPENRIKIAKAGAIKPLISLITSTDPYLQENGVTAILNLSLCDENKELIASSGAIKPLVRALRTGTSTSKENAACALLRLSQVEENKVAIGRSGAIPLLVNLLENGGIRGKKDASTALYSLCTVKENKIKAVEAGIMKPLVELMADFGSNMVDKSAFVLSVLVSVPEAKTALVDEGGIPVLVEIIEVGSQRQKEIAAAILLQICEDSVVYRTKVAREGAIPPLVALSQSGTNRAKQKAEKLIELLRQPRSANAAASPSDL from the exons ATGGAGACAGAGAATGCAGTGAATTACAAGTTTATGGGGAGGAGCTTTAATGATTTGAGTATCAACGATGATTCTTCTGCTTTTAGTGATTGTAACAGCGACAGATCCGGTGAGTTCTCCACGGCGTCATCGCAAAGCCGGAGGTTATTTCTCGCTTGTACTAATTCTGATAACTCCGATGAATTTATACGGCAACTCGTATCGGATCTCGGCTCCTGTTCGATTGATGAGCAAAAGAACGCGGCTTTAGAGCTTAGATTGTTGGCGAAGAACAAACCGGAGAATCGAATCAAGATCGCTAAAGCCGGTGCGATCAAACCGTTGATTTCGTTAATCACATCAACCGATCCTTACCTTCAAGAAAACGGCGTGACGGCGATTTTGAATCTGTCTTTATGCGACGAGAATAAAGAACTTATAGCTTCATCTGGAGCGATTAAGCCACTGGTTAGAGCTTTGAGAACGGGAACTTCAACGTCGAAGGAAAACGCGGCTTGTGCTTTGCTTCGGTTGTCACAAGTGGAAGAAAACAAGGTTGCAATCGGACGGTCAGGAGCGATTCCACTTTTGGTTAACCTTCTCGAAAACGGTGGAATTCGCGGCAAAAAAGACGCATCAACGGCTCTGTATTCATTATGTACGGTTAAAGAGAACAAGATCAAGGCCGTTGAAGCTGGAATCATGAAACCGCTAGTGGAATTAATGGCGGATTTCGGTTCCAACATGGTTGACAAATCGGCTTTCGTTTTGAGCGTGCTGGTATCAGTACCGGAAGCCAAAACGGCATTAGTTGATGAAGGAGGGATTCCCGTTTTGGTTGAAATCATTGAAGTTGGATCACAAAGACAAAAGGAAATCGCCGCCGCAATCTTGTTGCAGATTTGTGAAGATAGTGTGGTGTACCGTACTAAGGTGGCCCGCGAAGGAGCGATTCCTCCCTTAGTCGCTTTGTCTCAGTCAGGCACCAATCGCGCCAAGCAAAAG GCAGAGAAATTGATAGAGCTGCTCCGACAACCGAGGTCCGCCAACGCCGCTGCCAGTCCCTCAGATCTGTAA
- the LOC105771485 gene encoding F-box/kelch-repeat protein At5g43190: MITKSSKSKPSSTAMDPVIWSKLPQELLEHILCFLPLKTFLSLRSTCKHFNSLVFSPTFITKHSSGSGLCSFLLLSHQQFYSHFPLYDTIIGSWRDLALPFSLFPPFGSSQFNLISSSNGLLCFALPSCCSFLVCNMLAKSSRVIELPFFPFSFELLTLVSTPKGYKIFTLCTKFSSNRAFVYDSVVHSWTEHDGYQPLLFENFHQEGAFYDGSLCFTTPEPFSVVCFDLGTGKWGNLNVEMPRELTFVRLVSGVSDRKKLYMLGGVGRNGISRSMRLWELKEGKKWEEIERLPELMCRKFVSVCYHNYEHVYCFWHRGMICVCCHTWPEILYYKVERRSWHWLPKCPWLPDKWSCGFRWFSFVPQLHALA; this comes from the coding sequence ATGATTACAAAAAGCTCAAAATCTAAACCAAGCTCAACAGCAATGGATCCTGTAATATGGAGCAAGTTACCCCAAGAACTACTCGAACACATACTGTGTTTTTTGCCTCTTAAAACGTTTCTGAGCTTAAGGTCAACGTGTAAGCATTTCAATTCCCTTGTATTCTCTCCTACTTTCATTACCAAACACAGTTCTGGTTCTGGTTTATGTTCATTTTTGTTGCTTTCACACCAACAGTTTTACAGTCATTTCCCTTTGTACGACACCATTATTGGGTCATGGCGTGATTTAGCACTACCTTTCTCTTTGTTTCCTCCTTTTGGTTCTTCACAATTCAATCTTATTTCATCGTCTAATGGTCTTTTATGTTTTGCCCTACCAAGTTGTTGTTCTTTTTTAGTATGTAACATGTTAGCCAAATCATCAAGGGTTATTGAACTCCCTTTTTTCCCATTTTCATTCGAGCTCCTCACTCTAGTTTCAACCCCAAAAGGGTACAAAATCTTCACCCTTTGTACCAAATTCTCTTCCAATCGAGCCTTCGTGTACGACTCGGTGGTCCATTCTTGGACCGAACACGATGGTTATCAACCACTTTTATTCGAAAATTTCCATCAGGAAGGTGCGTTCTACGATGGGTCTTTATGTTTCACCACACCGGAGCCATTTTCAGTGGTGTGTTTCGACTTGGGAACTGGCAAATGGGGGAATCTCAACGTTGAAATGCCGAGGGAACTAACGTTTGTGAGGCTAGTGAGTGGTGTTAGTGATAGGAAAAAGTTGTATATGTTGGGTGGTGTTGGGAGGAATGGGATTTCAAGGAGTATGAGATTGTGGGAAttaaaagaaggaaagaaatggGAAGAAATAGAGAGATTGCCTGAATTGATGTGTAGGAAATTTGTGTCTGTTTGTTACCATAACTATGAACATGTGTATTGCTTTTGGCACCGTGGGATGATTTGTGTTTGTTGTCATACTTGGCCGGAGATTTTGTATTATAAGGTTGAGAGGAGGAGTTGGCATTGGTTACCAAAGTGTCCTTGGTTGCCTGACAAATGGAGTTGTGGGTTTAGGTGGTTCTCTTTTGTTCCTCAACTACATGCTTTGGCTTGA